A genome region from Dolichospermum compactum NIES-806 includes the following:
- a CDS encoding phycobilisome linker polypeptide produces MARLFKVTACVPSLSRTRTQRELQNTYFTKLVPYENWFREQQRIQKMGGKIVKVELATGKQGTNAGLS; encoded by the coding sequence ATGGCTCGTCTATTTAAAGTAACTGCTTGTGTTCCTAGCCTATCTCGGACTCGCACCCAACGCGAATTACAAAATACTTACTTTACTAAGTTAGTTCCTTATGAAAATTGGTTCCGTGAACAACAACGGATTCAAAAAATGGGTGGCAAGATTGTTAAAGTGGAATTAGCAACCGGTAAACAAGGTACTAATGCTGGTTTGTCTTAA
- the apcA gene encoding allophycocyanin subunit alpha: MSIVTKAIVNADAEARYLSPGELDRIKGFVAGGAQRLRIAQVLTENRERIVKQAGDQLFQKRPDVVSPGGNAYGQEMTATCLRDLDYYLRLVTYGIVSGDVTAIEEIGIVGVREMYKSLGTPIDAVAGGVAAMKNVAATLLSAEDSGEAGSYFDYVVGAMQ, translated from the coding sequence ATGAGTATCGTCACGAAAGCCATCGTGAATGCTGATGCGGAAGCTCGCTACCTCAGCCCCGGTGAATTAGATAGAATCAAAGGTTTTGTTGCTGGTGGCGCACAACGTCTCCGCATCGCTCAAGTATTGACCGAAAACCGCGAGCGCATTGTTAAGCAAGCTGGCGACCAACTGTTCCAAAAACGTCCTGACGTTGTTTCCCCCGGTGGTAACGCTTACGGTCAAGAAATGACAGCTACTTGCTTGCGTGACTTGGACTACTACCTCCGTCTCGTTACCTACGGAATCGTTTCTGGTGATGTTACAGCCATCGAAGAAATCGGTATCGTTGGTGTACGCGAAATGTACAAATCTTTGGGTACTCCCATTGATGCAGTTGCTGGTGGCGTTGCCGCTATGAAGAACGTTGCTGCTACCTTGTTGTCTGCTGAAGACTCCGGTGAAGCTGGTTCTTACTTCGACTACGTTGTTGGTGCAATGCAGTAA
- a CDS encoding aminotransferase class I/II-fold pyridoxal phosphate-dependent enzyme, with product MNQPILLSTPHMGTQELEFVKQAFDTNWIAPIGPHVDAFEQEFCQVTGASYAAAVSSGTAALHLALQLVGVTRGDEVFCSTLTFAATANPIIYLGAKPVFIDSDRISWNMNPDLLQEALQKRAYFGKLPKAVIVVHLYGQSADIEPILKACNQYDIPLIEDAAEALGATYKGLSPGTFGRFGIYSFNGNKIITTSGGGMLVSDDDQLIAKAKFLATQARDPAPHYQHSEIGYNYRLSNVLAGIGRGQLQVLNERVAARRRNFEIYQSTLGNLPGIEFMPEANFGHSTRWLTALTITPAAFGADREYIRIQLAKQQIETRPAWKPLHLQPVFSEYEFIGGEVAENLFLHGLCLPSGSNLNDEDLVRVINAIKAIYSTA from the coding sequence ATGAATCAACCAATTCTCCTCTCAACACCCCACATGGGAACCCAAGAATTAGAATTTGTCAAACAAGCATTTGATACTAATTGGATTGCCCCTATTGGTCCTCATGTTGATGCTTTTGAACAAGAATTTTGTCAAGTAACCGGTGCTAGTTATGCTGCTGCTGTCAGTTCGGGAACTGCAGCTTTACATTTAGCTTTGCAATTAGTTGGAGTCACCAGAGGAGATGAGGTTTTCTGCTCTACCTTAACCTTTGCAGCTACCGCTAATCCGATTATTTATTTAGGTGCAAAACCAGTATTTATTGATAGCGATCGCATATCCTGGAATATGAATCCAGACTTGTTGCAGGAAGCTTTACAAAAACGTGCCTATTTTGGTAAATTACCCAAAGCAGTTATAGTTGTACATTTGTATGGTCAAAGTGCAGATATTGAACCTATTCTCAAAGCTTGCAATCAATATGATATTCCTCTAATTGAAGATGCCGCCGAAGCTTTAGGTGCTACCTACAAAGGGCTTTCTCCTGGTACATTTGGGCGGTTTGGTATTTACTCCTTCAATGGTAATAAAATTATCACTACATCTGGTGGAGGAATGCTAGTTTCTGATGACGATCAACTAATTGCCAAAGCCAAATTTTTAGCAACTCAAGCCCGTGATCCTGCCCCCCATTATCAACATTCAGAAATAGGATATAACTATCGTCTTAGTAACGTTCTAGCAGGTATTGGTCGAGGTCAATTACAAGTTTTAAATGAAAGAGTAGCAGCTAGACGGCGCAACTTTGAAATTTACCAATCTACCTTGGGAAATTTACCAGGAATAGAATTTATGCCCGAAGCTAATTTTGGCCATTCTACTCGCTGGTTAACGGCTTTAACAATCACCCCAGCAGCTTTTGGTGCAGATCGAGAATATATTCGCATCCAACTTGCTAAACAACAAATTGAAACCCGTCCTGCATGGAAACCATTACACCTGCAACCCGTGTTTTCTGAATATGAATTTATTGGTGGTGAAGTCGCCGAAAATTTATTTTTACATGGTCTTTGTTTGCCTTCTGGATCTAATTTAAATGACGAAGATTTAGTAAGAGTAATTAATGCCATTAAAGCCATTTACTCCACAGCTTGA
- a CDS encoding phycobilisome rod-core linker polypeptide, giving the protein MSVKASGGSSVARPQLYQTLPVSTISQAEQQDRFLGRGELSELSSYFASGAKRLEIAKILTDNSEIIVSRAANRIFIGGSPMAFLEKPQERELAMVGAGANVQEGMKLGTVTYVESRGGFLENLRSIFNTSAGGPTSPGFRPINVARYGPSNMAKSLRDLSWFLRYATYAIVAGDPNIISVNTRGLREIIENACSGEATIVALQEIKSASLSYFRKDAAATEIVTQYMDVLLTEFKAPTPSAKVRQRPSVDQQGLQLPQIYAVAAERRPKYVMKPGLSSSEKTEIIKGAYRQVFERDITRAYSLSISDLESKVKNCEISMREFIRRLAKSPLYQKQFYQPFINSRVIELAFRHILGRGPSSREEVQKYFAIVSLKGLAGLVDALVDSTEYSDYFGEETVPYIRGLGQEAQECRNWGQQQDLFKYSAPFRKVPQFITTFAAYEQPLPDQHPYGSGNDPLEIQFGAIFPKETRNPSSSPAPFSKDTRRILIHQGPGINNQLSNPGARGVAPGTLGSKVFKLDQLPGTIGRKAAKGVSVKFSESSTQAVIKACYLQVFGRDVYEGQRLKVAEIKLENGDITVREFVRMLAKSDLFRKMYWTSLYVCKAIEYIHRRLLGRPTYGREENNKYFDIAAKKGFYAVVDAILDSDEYSQAFNEDTVPYERYLTPAGVSLRQLRVGTIREDVANVEKQETPRFVELGAVTEMRTEPDIEFRMNQGVTKQREQTKVFKLTAVKNDKVAAETVISGAYRQIFERDIAPYISKNEFTVLESKLVNGEISVKEFIQGLGYSNLYLKEFYTPYPNTKVIELGTKHFLGRAPVDQAEIRKYNQILATQGIRAFISAMVESAEYGQVFGEDTVPFRRFPTLPAANFPNTEKLYNQLTKQNDDLVVPSFETVKPRIKTENTPILAKAIADLAAQAKKMDKTKPLFIELGRSFNDGRGQSVEVGVGTSRRKPARIYRATTGTNSPETNQVINAIYVQVMDVFSGQVPAYFRRSDLDSKLRNGEITVREFVLELASSEIYRKRFYTPYPNTKVIEFLFRHLLGRAPATQGEIRQYNKLLADSGLRAAVEAIVNSPEYARYFGEDVVPYKRYPSLPAGNYLGSVQAEADLVKQSWSSLSPSVLTGGLPNR; this is encoded by the coding sequence ATGAGTGTTAAGGCAAGCGGTGGAAGCTCAGTTGCGCGTCCGCAACTATATCAAACCTTACCTGTCTCTACCATTTCCCAAGCGGAACAACAAGACCGCTTTTTGGGAAGAGGTGAACTAAGTGAACTTAGCAGCTATTTTGCCTCCGGTGCAAAGCGGTTAGAAATTGCCAAGATTTTGACCGACAATTCCGAGATTATCGTTTCTCGTGCGGCTAACCGGATTTTCATTGGTGGTTCACCAATGGCCTTCTTAGAAAAGCCTCAAGAGCGTGAATTGGCAATGGTCGGCGCAGGTGCTAATGTCCAAGAGGGCATGAAACTAGGAACAGTCACCTACGTTGAAAGTCGTGGTGGTTTCCTTGAAAACCTCCGTTCTATCTTCAATACTTCTGCTGGTGGACCAACATCTCCAGGCTTTAGACCCATTAACGTTGCTCGTTATGGTCCTAGCAACATGGCCAAGAGTTTACGGGACTTGTCCTGGTTCTTACGCTATGCCACCTACGCCATTGTCGCCGGCGACCCCAATATCATCTCTGTGAATACCAGAGGTTTGCGGGAAATTATTGAAAATGCTTGTTCTGGGGAAGCAACCATCGTTGCTTTACAAGAAATCAAGTCAGCGTCCCTGTCTTATTTCCGTAAAGATGCAGCAGCTACAGAAATTGTGACTCAGTACATGGATGTGTTGCTGACAGAATTTAAAGCACCAACACCTTCAGCTAAAGTTCGTCAACGTCCTTCGGTTGACCAACAAGGGTTACAACTGCCGCAAATTTACGCTGTTGCCGCAGAACGTCGTCCCAAGTACGTGATGAAGCCCGGCTTGTCTTCCAGTGAAAAGACTGAAATCATCAAAGGGGCTTATCGTCAAGTATTTGAGCGCGATATTACCCGTGCTTATAGCTTGTCTATTTCTGACTTAGAATCTAAAGTTAAAAATTGCGAGATCTCCATGCGGGAGTTTATTCGCCGTTTAGCTAAATCTCCCCTTTACCAAAAACAGTTTTATCAGCCTTTTATTAATAGCCGGGTGATTGAATTGGCTTTCCGTCATATTTTAGGACGGGGTCCAAGTAGCCGTGAGGAAGTGCAAAAATACTTTGCCATTGTCTCACTCAAAGGTTTGGCAGGTTTAGTTGATGCTTTGGTAGATTCTACCGAATACAGCGATTACTTTGGCGAAGAAACAGTTCCCTACATTCGGGGTCTGGGTCAAGAAGCCCAAGAATGTCGTAACTGGGGACAACAGCAAGACCTGTTTAAATACAGTGCGCCTTTCCGCAAAGTTCCTCAGTTTATTACAACTTTTGCTGCTTACGAACAACCATTACCTGACCAACATCCCTACGGTTCTGGTAATGACCCCTTGGAAATCCAATTTGGGGCGATTTTCCCGAAAGAAACCCGCAACCCCAGCAGCAGCCCTGCACCATTTAGTAAGGATACCCGTCGGATCTTGATTCACCAAGGACCCGGTATCAATAACCAACTCAGCAACCCTGGTGCGCGTGGTGTTGCTCCTGGGACTTTGGGTTCTAAGGTGTTCAAATTAGACCAGTTACCTGGAACTATTGGCAGAAAAGCTGCCAAGGGTGTAAGTGTCAAGTTCTCCGAAAGCTCTACCCAAGCGGTAATTAAGGCTTGTTACTTACAAGTTTTCGGTCGTGATGTTTACGAAGGTCAACGTCTGAAGGTTGCAGAAATTAAGCTGGAAAACGGCGATATCACTGTCCGCGAATTTGTGCGGATGTTGGCGAAGTCGGATTTATTCCGTAAGATGTACTGGACTTCTCTCTATGTCTGTAAAGCGATTGAATATATTCACCGTCGCTTATTAGGTCGTCCTACTTATGGTCGGGAAGAGAACAACAAGTATTTTGACATTGCGGCGAAGAAGGGCTTCTATGCAGTGGTTGATGCCATTCTTGACAGTGATGAATACAGCCAGGCATTTAATGAAGATACTGTTCCTTACGAGCGCTATCTAACTCCTGCGGGTGTCTCTTTACGTCAATTGCGGGTGGGAACTATCCGCGAAGATGTGGCAAATGTTGAAAAACAAGAAACTCCTCGCTTTGTGGAATTGGGTGCAGTCACAGAAATGCGGACTGAACCAGATATTGAGTTCCGCATGAATCAAGGTGTTACTAAGCAGCGTGAGCAAACTAAGGTCTTCAAACTGACAGCAGTTAAGAATGACAAGGTTGCTGCTGAAACTGTGATTAGCGGTGCTTATCGGCAGATTTTCGAGCGAGATATTGCTCCTTACATCTCTAAGAACGAGTTCACGGTTCTAGAAAGTAAGTTGGTGAATGGTGAAATCAGTGTTAAGGAATTTATTCAAGGTTTGGGTTACTCTAACTTGTACCTGAAGGAGTTCTACACACCTTACCCCAATACAAAAGTAATTGAGTTGGGTACTAAGCATTTCTTGGGTCGCGCTCCTGTTGACCAAGCGGAAATTCGTAAATACAACCAAATTCTCGCTACTCAAGGGATTCGGGCTTTTATTAGCGCGATGGTTGAAAGTGCTGAATATGGTCAGGTGTTTGGTGAAGATACCGTTCCTTTCCGTCGCTTCCCCACTTTACCTGCGGCTAATTTCCCCAATACCGAGAAGCTTTACAACCAGTTAACCAAGCAAAATGATGATTTGGTTGTTCCTAGTTTTGAAACTGTGAAGCCACGCATTAAAACTGAGAATACGCCAATTCTAGCGAAGGCGATCGCAGATTTAGCAGCCCAAGCCAAAAAAATGGACAAGACTAAACCCTTGTTTATTGAGTTGGGCCGTTCTTTCAACGATGGTCGTGGTCAATCTGTAGAAGTTGGTGTCGGTACAAGCCGTCGCAAACCAGCCCGGATTTACCGTGCTACCACTGGCACAAATTCCCCAGAAACCAATCAGGTAATCAATGCTATCTATGTCCAAGTTATGGACGTATTTAGCGGTCAAGTACCTGCTTATTTCCGCCGTTCTGACTTAGATAGCAAATTGCGTAACGGCGAAATAACCGTCCGTGAATTTGTTCTCGAACTAGCCAGTTCCGAAATCTATCGCAAACGGTTCTACACCCCCTATCCCAACACCAAGGTAATAGAATTCCTATTCCGTCACCTCTTGGGACGCGCACCCGCTACCCAAGGCGAAATCCGTCAATATAACAAACTATTGGCTGATAGCGGTTTACGGGCAGCAGTAGAGGCAATTGTTAACAGTCCTGAGTATGCTCGCTACTTTGGTGAAGACGTTGTTCCCTACAAACGCTATCCCTCTTTACCAGCAGGTAACTATTTAGGCAGTGTTCAAGCTGAAGCCGACCTAGTGAAACAATCCTGGTCTAGCTTATCTCCTTCTGTTTTAACAGGTGGTCTTCCCAACAGATAG
- a CDS encoding GumC family protein, which produces MELQQSSISPQKYWTILKRRWLATLLITISVFIIAQLAASLKKPIYLAEGKLRFQRSNTASSITGLGAEIGKLDPLMEQNNPLNTEVEVITSYPIIETTIKRLNLKDSQGFTLKPKLFLKNLVVKEVKGTNVIQISYNDTNPKIAAQVVNELIKVYLEQNLSSRRAEASAGRKFIEKQLPKAELVVRQAESELADFKEKNKIISLQEEATEAVRVIGNLQLRINDTQSQLANVKSQYQVVVQQLGMNPKQALTMTSISQISGIQDILREIQQLQSQLANRQTVLQENHPQIIDLQDKIASLNKVIDKRINQSIGQNKLQAEGNLQLSALQQQLSSKLIELESNRLGLANQANSLLKLQSTYKQRLNTLPKLEEQQRQLERKLQAGQSTYSLLLQKLQESRIAENQNLGNATRISDAQVPDEPISSVIISYLSSALLSILAALTTIYILEMKDKSIKTIDEAKELLELTLLGVIPTATKWKKPSKNNEVDECYSQRIIIRDFPRSSISEAYRMLRANLNFISADKELKVIIVTSSVPKEGKSTVAANLATAMAQMDKQVLLIDGDLHRPVQHKIWDVINNQGLSNLIFKQEEITAIIKKVMPNLDILTSGIVPPSPASLLDSQRMATLMANFSDKYDCVIVDTPALNVAADAVTLGQMADGVLLVVRPGVVDSVNATFAKELLAKSGQNVLGQVVNGLIVKNEPHSYYYFQKEDYLQTINVESQESVKI; this is translated from the coding sequence ATGGAACTACAACAATCTTCTATATCACCACAAAAATACTGGACAATTCTCAAGCGTCGTTGGCTTGCCACTTTATTAATTACTATTTCCGTTTTCATCATAGCACAGTTGGCTGCATCTTTGAAAAAACCTATTTATCTTGCAGAAGGTAAATTACGGTTTCAAAGAAGCAATACAGCCTCATCTATCACAGGATTAGGTGCAGAAATAGGCAAATTAGATCCTTTAATGGAACAAAATAACCCCCTCAACACAGAAGTAGAAGTAATAACTTCTTACCCTATTATAGAAACAACTATTAAACGACTAAATCTCAAAGATAGTCAAGGTTTTACCCTAAAACCTAAGCTATTTCTCAAAAATCTTGTTGTCAAAGAAGTTAAAGGCACTAATGTTATCCAAATTAGCTACAACGATACTAATCCCAAAATTGCCGCTCAAGTTGTAAATGAACTAATTAAAGTTTATTTAGAGCAAAATCTGTCTTCACGGCGAGCCGAAGCAAGTGCAGGACGTAAATTCATAGAAAAACAATTACCCAAAGCCGAATTAGTAGTCCGTCAAGCCGAATCTGAATTAGCAGATTTTAAAGAAAAAAACAAAATTATTTCCTTACAAGAAGAAGCTACTGAAGCAGTACGAGTTATCGGTAATTTACAATTAAGGATCAACGATACTCAATCTCAATTAGCTAATGTCAAGTCACAGTATCAAGTAGTTGTTCAGCAATTGGGAATGAACCCAAAACAAGCCTTAACAATGACTTCTATTAGCCAAATCTCTGGAATTCAAGATATTCTGAGAGAAATCCAACAACTACAATCACAACTAGCAAATAGACAAACAGTTTTGCAGGAAAATCATCCACAAATCATAGATTTACAGGATAAAATTGCTTCTTTAAATAAGGTCATCGACAAGAGAATAAATCAGTCCATAGGTCAAAATAAACTACAAGCGGAAGGCAATTTACAATTGAGCGCTTTACAGCAACAACTCTCCAGTAAACTCATAGAATTAGAATCCAACCGTCTAGGTTTAGCCAATCAAGCTAATTCTTTATTAAAATTACAATCTACCTATAAACAAAGATTGAATACATTACCTAAATTAGAAGAACAACAGCGTCAATTAGAACGTAAACTTCAAGCAGGACAATCCACCTATTCTCTATTACTTCAGAAACTCCAAGAAAGTAGAATAGCTGAAAATCAAAACTTAGGTAATGCAACTAGAATATCCGATGCTCAAGTTCCTGATGAACCTATTTCTTCTGTCATAATTTCCTATCTAAGTTCAGCATTACTGAGTATATTGGCAGCTCTTACGACTATATACATCCTAGAAATGAAAGATAAATCTATTAAGACTATTGATGAAGCCAAAGAATTACTAGAATTAACCTTGTTAGGAGTTATCCCTACCGCTACTAAGTGGAAAAAACCCTCTAAAAATAATGAAGTAGATGAATGCTATAGTCAAAGAATTATAATTCGAGATTTTCCTCGTTCTTCTATTAGTGAAGCTTACCGAATGTTGAGGGCAAATCTTAATTTTATCAGTGCCGATAAAGAGCTAAAAGTTATTATTGTTACAAGTTCCGTACCTAAGGAAGGTAAATCAACAGTAGCAGCTAATTTAGCTACAGCAATGGCACAAATGGATAAACAAGTTTTATTAATAGATGGAGATTTGCACCGTCCAGTTCAGCATAAAATTTGGGACGTAATAAATAATCAAGGTTTAAGTAATTTAATTTTCAAACAGGAAGAAATTACTGCGATAATTAAAAAAGTCATGCCTAATTTAGATATTTTGACTTCTGGTATAGTTCCTCCCAGTCCAGCATCTCTTCTCGACTCACAACGCATGGCAACTTTAATGGCTAACTTCTCTGACAAGTATGATTGTGTCATTGTTGATACACCAGCTTTAAATGTGGCTGCTGATGCTGTTACTTTAGGACAAATGGCTGATGGTGTTTTATTGGTAGTGCGTCCTGGTGTAGTTGATTCTGTGAATGCGACTTTTGCTAAAGAACTATTAGCAAAATCTGGTCAAAATGTCTTAGGACAGGTAGTTAATGGTCTAATTGTGAAAAATGAACCCCATAGCTATTACTACTTTCAAAAAGAAGACTATTTACAAACAATCAATGTAGAGTCTCAGGAATCTGTAAAAATTTAA
- the apcB gene encoding allophycocyanin subunit beta — MQDAITSVINSSDVQGKYLDTAALEKLKGYFATGELRVRAATTISANAAAIVKEAVAKSLLYSDITRPGGNMYTTRRYAACIRDLDYYLRYSTYAMLAGDASILDERVLNGLKETYNSLGVPVGATIQAISAMKEVTASLVGPDAGKEMGVYFDYISSGLS, encoded by the coding sequence ATGCAAGACGCAATTACCTCCGTTATCAATTCTTCAGACGTTCAAGGTAAATACCTTGATACCGCTGCTCTCGAAAAGCTAAAAGGCTACTTCGCTACTGGTGAACTGCGCGTTCGTGCAGCTACAACCATTAGTGCTAATGCTGCTGCGATCGTTAAAGAAGCTGTAGCTAAATCCTTGTTGTACTCTGACATCACCCGTCCCGGTGGTAATATGTACACCACCCGTCGTTACGCAGCTTGTATCCGTGACTTGGATTACTACTTACGTTATTCTACTTACGCTATGTTGGCTGGCGACGCTTCCATTTTGGACGAGCGTGTATTGAATGGTTTAAAAGAAACCTACAACTCCTTGGGAGTACCTGTAGGTGCTACAATTCAAGCTATCAGTGCTATGAAGGAAGTAACCGCTAGTTTGGTTGGTCCTGACGCTGGTAAAGAAATGGGCGTTTACTTCGACTATATCTCCTCTGGCTTGAGCTAG
- a CDS encoding type II toxin-antitoxin system VapC family toxin: MVDLYILDTDCVSLILYNQPQLIANTAKHQVAITIVTVQELFNGWVNRINDTSQINNLPQLYSKFWTTVKYLQTMEILDFTPEADHCLKQLLTNNPPLRKNRLQKDMRIGAIALSIGATVVTRNQKDFTQIPRLKIEDWTL; the protein is encoded by the coding sequence ATGGTTGATCTATATATTCTCGATACAGATTGTGTTTCACTAATTCTTTATAATCAACCCCAACTGATTGCTAACACAGCAAAACATCAGGTAGCGATAACAATTGTAACTGTTCAAGAACTATTTAACGGTTGGGTTAACAGGATTAACGATACTTCCCAAATAAATAATCTTCCTCAACTCTATTCAAAATTTTGGACTACTGTAAAATATCTCCAAACTATGGAAATATTGGACTTTACACCAGAAGCGGATCATTGTCTCAAACAATTATTAACAAATAATCCACCCCTACGAAAAAATCGTCTCCAAAAAGATATGAGGATTGGGGCGATCGCTTTATCTATTGGTGCTACAGTTGTGACTCGTAATCAAAAAGATTTTACTCAAATTCCAAGACTCAAAATCGAAGATTGGACGCTGTAA
- the dnaK gene encoding molecular chaperone DnaK, which produces MAKVVGIDLGTTNSCVAVMEGGKPTVIANAEGFRTTPSVVAFAKNGDNLVGQIAKRQAVMNPENTFYSVKRFIGRRFDEITNEATEVSYKVLSSGGNVKVDSPGAGKQFAPEEISAKVLRKLVEDASKYLGETVTQAVITVPAYFNDSQRQATKDAGKIAGIDVLRIINEPTAASLAYGFDKKSNETILVFDLGGGTFDVSVLEVGDGVFEVLSTSGDTHLGGDDFDKKIVDFLAEQFKKDEGIDLRKDKQALQRLTEAAEKAKIELSSVTQAEINLPFITATQDGPKHLDTILTRAKFEELCADLIDRCRIPVEDALKGAKLNKTNIDEVVLVGGSTRIPAVQDVVKRVLGKDPNQSVNPDEVVAVGAAIQAGVLAGDVTGILLLDVTPLSLGVETLGGVMTKIIPRNTTIPTKKSEVFSTAVDGQTNVEIHVLQGEREFANDNKSLGTFRLDGIPPAPRGVPQIEVTFDIDANGILNVAAKDKGTGKEQSISITGASTLDKNDVERMVREAEQNASSDKERREKIERKNQADSLAYQAEKQLEELGDKVPAADKTKVEGLVKEVREAVAKEDDAQIQKLMPELQQALFAIGSNIYQQAGDAAGAAGTEPPSGGSAPSGDDVIDADFTESK; this is translated from the coding sequence ATGGCAAAAGTAGTTGGAATTGATTTAGGAACAACTAACTCCTGTGTGGCAGTAATGGAAGGTGGTAAACCGACTGTTATTGCTAATGCAGAAGGTTTTCGGACAACACCCTCGGTAGTTGCATTTGCCAAAAACGGCGACAATTTAGTGGGTCAAATCGCTAAACGCCAAGCGGTAATGAACCCCGAAAATACTTTTTATTCTGTGAAACGCTTTATTGGTCGTCGTTTCGACGAAATTACCAACGAGGCTACAGAAGTTTCTTATAAAGTTCTCAGTAGCGGCGGTAACGTTAAGGTAGATTCTCCCGGCGCTGGTAAACAATTTGCTCCTGAAGAAATTTCTGCAAAAGTTCTCCGCAAATTAGTGGAAGATGCTAGTAAATACCTGGGTGAAACTGTTACCCAAGCTGTAATTACCGTTCCTGCTTACTTCAACGACTCTCAGCGTCAAGCTACCAAGGACGCGGGAAAAATCGCTGGTATTGACGTTCTCCGTATTATCAACGAACCTACCGCAGCTTCCCTAGCTTATGGCTTTGATAAAAAGAGCAACGAAACTATCCTGGTATTTGACTTGGGTGGTGGTACTTTCGATGTATCCGTTCTAGAGGTAGGCGACGGTGTATTTGAAGTATTATCAACATCCGGTGATACTCACCTGGGTGGTGACGACTTTGATAAAAAAATCGTTGACTTCCTAGCTGAACAGTTCAAAAAAGACGAAGGTATTGACCTCCGTAAGGACAAACAAGCTTTACAACGTCTGACTGAAGCCGCAGAAAAAGCCAAAATTGAACTTTCTAGCGTTACTCAAGCAGAAATTAACCTACCATTTATCACTGCTACTCAGGACGGTCCCAAGCATTTAGATACAATTCTGACTCGCGCTAAGTTTGAAGAACTCTGCGCTGATTTAATTGACCGTTGCCGCATTCCTGTAGAAGATGCTCTCAAAGGTGCGAAGTTAAATAAGACCAATATTGACGAAGTTGTTCTCGTTGGTGGTTCTACCCGCATTCCCGCAGTTCAAGACGTGGTCAAACGGGTGTTAGGTAAAGATCCTAACCAAAGCGTTAACCCTGATGAAGTTGTAGCTGTTGGTGCTGCTATTCAAGCGGGTGTCTTAGCTGGTGATGTTACAGGTATCTTGTTGTTAGACGTAACACCATTATCTTTGGGTGTAGAAACCTTGGGTGGTGTCATGACTAAGATTATTCCTCGTAACACCACAATTCCTACCAAGAAATCAGAAGTATTCTCTACTGCTGTAGACGGACAAACCAATGTGGAAATTCACGTTCTCCAAGGTGAGAGAGAATTTGCCAATGATAATAAGAGTTTAGGAACTTTCCGTTTGGATGGTATTCCTCCTGCTCCTCGTGGTGTTCCCCAAATTGAAGTTACTTTTGATATTGACGCTAACGGTATTCTCAACGTGGCGGCTAAGGATAAGGGAACTGGTAAGGAACAATCTATTAGTATCACTGGTGCTTCTACTCTGGATAAGAATGATGTAGAACGCATGGTGAGAGAAGCTGAACAAAATGCTTCTTCTGATAAGGAACGTCGTGAAAAAATTGAACGCAAAAACCAAGCTGATTCTTTAGCTTATCAAGCTGAAAAGCAGTTGGAAGAGTTGGGTGATAAAGTCCCTGCTGCTGATAAGACTAAGGTTGAAGGTTTAGTTAAGGAAGTACGGGAAGCTGTTGCTAAAGAAGATGATGCTCAAATCCAGAAGTTGATGCCAGAATTGCAACAAGCTCTGTTTGCTATTGGTAGCAATATCTATCAACAAGCTGGTGATGCCGCCGGGGCTGCTGGTACTGAACCTCCAAGCGGTGGTTCTGCTCCTTCTGGTGATGATGTTATTGATGCTGATTTCACTGAAAGCAAGTAG